Within the Enterococcus hirae ATCC 9790 genome, the region GTGACAAACAGGGAAATAAATCAGAAGATTCCAAAAAATCAAAAGCAAAACATAACCTTTAAGATTCAATCTTCCAGCAAAGGCCCCCGTCATCAATGGAACGGTGATTACGATGAACATCAATTGATATAAAAAGAACATCAAAAAAGGAATCGTTGCTCCATGTAATAAATTAGGTGCGTTAGAGACATGCTTCATTAAAAAAAAGTCAGCTGGATTACCAATTAGTCCACCGATATCTCTACCGAAAGCTAATCCAAAACCACCAAATATCCACATCAAAGTTGTTATTCCTACTGAAAGAAACGACTGTGCCATAATAGTTGTGATGTTATTTTTCCGTGCCAACCCGCCATAAAAAAATGCCAAGCCAGGAGTCATCAAGCAAACCATTGCGGTACATAAAATCATAAATGCTGTATCACCTGTATTGATAGGTAAATGATTCATTCGTTTTCACCTCTTTTCTATGGTTTGAGTATAAGAAATTTTAACATCTGTTTTTTGTTTATCTTTTTGCGTTTTGTATCGTCAAATCCGAAATAAACTAAAATATTGGTCTAATTACTTCTTAAAAGTCTTACCTTATTTAATATGTATCCGTTTTTTTAATCACTTTATCTAGCTGTCTGATGGATTTCCAGAGAAAATTCGCACAAAAATAATGCTGTTTTTTGTTTTTTATTTTGTTATCGTTCAACTTTTTGAACAAAAATAAACTTTCTCTTTATTTTTTCATTAAACTGAATCATTAGTAAACAAAACAAAAAAGAGTCTGGATATCAATCCGACTCTTTCTATGTAATACATATAAATATGATGTTCGATTTGCACAGAATTGCTTCACACGTTTAAACTCTATTCAATTGCTTTAGTGTTAATCCAAAGATTGGTCCAATCGCTAGTACACATAGAAGTGTTCCGATACCAATAGGGGCACCTAATAATACGCCCACAATGACCATTAGTGCATCTAAACCGATCCGAATAAAAGTTAAACTAAATCCCGTAAATTTAAAAAGCAATTGAGTCAGTGCTTCTAATGCAGCAGATCCTTTGTTTGAAGAAACATATAATCCCGCTCCAACCCCAAATAAAATAGGGGCTAAAAGAACTGCCATGATCGAATAGCCAGTCATGTTAACTGAAAGTTTATTTAGCCATGGTTCAATCTGTCCAATCAGTAATCCCAATCCAAAACCATTGATTAAACTACCGATCCCTAATTCTTTTCGATTGAAGATAGCAACGATTCCTAACACTACTGCATTAAACAACAAACTAGCTACCCAAAAGGGAATATCAATCAACGTCAACATACCTAATAAAAAAACACTGATCGTATCTGCGCCTTTATGTGCAGTGATCAATAATGTGATCGCTAATGCAATCATACTTGTCCCTAAAATCACTTGTATTATTTTTTTCGTTCTAATCTATTCATTTTTCCTCCATCAAACCAAAAGATCCGCTTGTTGAACGATCAGATATTAAACAAATGACGAT harbors:
- a CDS encoding YczE/YyaS/YitT family protein — protein: MIALAITLLITAHKGADTISVFLLGMLTLIDIPFWVASLLFNAVVLGIVAIFNRKELGIGSLINGFGLGLLIGQIEPWLNKLSVNMTGYSIMAVLLAPILFGVGAGLYVSSNKGSAALEALTQLLFKFTGFSLTFIRIGLDALMVIVGVLLGAPIGIGTLLCVLAIGPIFGLTLKQLNRV